The DNA region CCGTCCGCCCTGCCCGGTCACCCGGATGCGCCCGTCCTGGGGCAGCCGCCGCTCGGCGATGTTCAGCTCCGCCATGATCTTGATCCGCGAGGTGAGCGCGGCCTGCAGCCGGCGGGGCGGCGCCTCCTGGTCGTAGAGCAGTCCGTCGATCCGGTAGCGGACGCGCAGGCTGTCCTCGAACGGCTCGATGTGGATGTCGGAGGCGTCCGCGGCCAGCGCCCCGTCGATGAGCAGGTTGACGAGGCGCACCACCGGCGCCTCGAAGGCCATGTCGCGGAGGTGGTTGACGTCCTCCTCGGGCTCGGCGTGATGCGCGGTGGCCGAACCGCCCATGCCCTCGACGATTTTCTGCAGCGCGGTATTGGCCCCGTAGGCCCGCTCGATGGCCTCGAGGATGGCGGGGGCCGGCGCCACGCACAGCTTGACGGTCAGGCCGAGCAGCTGCTGGAGATCGTCGAGCAGCTGCGGGTTGGTCGGATCCGCCGTCGCCACCGTGACCGTGCCGGCCTCGACCGCGATGGGGCAGGCGACGTACTGGCGCAGGTACTTGGGCGACAGCTCCTTGAGCGCGGGCGGGGTCGAGGGCAGCTCGTCGGCAGCCAGGAACGCCATGCCCTGCTGGGTGGCCAGCGCCCGGAGGATGTCGGACGTGGTGGCGGCACCCATGACCACCAGGGTCTCACCCAGGCGGAGGCGCTCCCGCAACGCTCGGGCCATGGCTTCCCGCAGGACGTCCGGGGTGATCACGCGTTCCCGGGTGAGGATTTGGCCGAGGCGAAGCGAGTTCGGCTGGATCTCCAAGGTGTCCAAATTGTGAACTCCGCAGAGAGGTGTCGTCAATCCTCTCGTTCTTTCAGCGCTGTATTCATTACGTCACATTCGGGCCGGTACGGGGGAGCAAGCGCGATGCCATGCCGTCCGGGGATCGGGTGGCGAGCCCGGCATGAGGCTTCCCGCGAGCCCGTCGAGCCGATGACCCTCGCCGCGCAAGAACTTTAGGGATCGCGGCGCGGCCGGAGCCTGACGTCCTTCGAGGTCGGGCGGATGTTGCTGTAGGTGATCGTCTCGTCGGGACCCACGAAGCGGTAGAGCACGCTTGGGGCTACCGCGGTGTCCTTCAGTCCCGCCTCGAGCATCACGCGACGCACGTACTGCTGCGTCTCGGGATAGGGCGGGATCCCCCGATGGACATCGACGGGTCTCTCGCCTGCATTGTAGGCCGCCAGCGCGAGCGGCACGCTGCCCCGGTAGCGATCGAGCAGGTAGCGCAGGTGCCGGACCCCGCCGGTGATGTTCTCCCGCGGGTCGAAGCGATCGGCCACGCCCAGGGCCGACGCGGTCTGCGGCATCAGCTGCATCAGGCCGCCGGCGCCCTTGGCGGACACCGCGGCCGCGTCGAAGCCTGATTCGGCACGCACGATGGCCCGCACGAGGGTCGGGCTCACGCCGAAGCGTCGTGAGATCTCCTGGATGTCGGCGGCGTGGTCGCGTCGGGCGCGGTCGGGGAACCGGAGCCAACCCGTGCTGGTGCCGGTGGTGCCGGGCAGGCCATGGTACCGCGGGTCGGCCGGGACGTTGGTCCAGTGCACCACGCCATCACCGTCGACCACCCGCGCAGTGCCCGCGGTCGCCGAGGGGATCGGCAGCCCGAGCGGGCTGGCGACGGCGAGCATCGCGGCAGCGACGATTCGGAGAAGTGAGCGACGAGGCATTGACGAGCACCATACTCGATGCCGCCCGCGCTCGGCAAGGATTCGAGGGCGCTCAGTGCGCGCGCTGCTTGCTCTTGGCGTCCTCGACCAGCGCGGCGACCCGGTCGCGGTCCTCGCCGGTGGGGACGAGGGCCATGAAGCGCTCCCAGGACTGCACCGCTCCCGCGTAGTCCTGCTTCTGCTCGTACAGCACCTGGCCGCGGTAGAGATACGCGGGGGCGTACTTCGGGTCGATGTCCAGCGCCTTCGAGAAGGTCTCGAGCGCGCTGTCGGCGTGTCCGCCGATCGCCACGATCAGGCCCAGGTGCGTCATGGCGTCCACGTTCTTCGTATCGCGCTTGAGCACCGCCTGGTACGCCGCGATCGCCTCCGAGTAGCGGCCCTCGACGAGGCTCTGACGCGCGGCCTGCAGCATGCCGGCCAGCATCTCGGGCGGGATCGGCTTGCCCGGCTCGAGCCGGGCCATGGGCGGACCCACCGGCGACGGCGGCGGGCCGGGCACCGGCAGGCGCGCGCCGGGCGGGGTGAAGGACTGATCACGCTCGGTGTAACGGCCCGCGTTGACGCCGATCACCACGCCGAAGATCACCAGCACCACCGCGCCGGCCGCCAGCACCGCCGGCTGTCGGGTCCACGGGGCCCGGGGGCTCGCGGGCGATGGTGCCGCCGGCGCGGGAGCTGCGGGCGGGCGCTCGCGCTCCACGGGGCCGCCGAGCGCGTCCAGCTCGGTGATCAGCGCGGCGGCGCGCGCCTCGTAGCGCTCGCGCAGGCTCTGATGGTCGCCATCGGAGAGATGCCCGGCCTCGTGGTCGAACTCGAGCTCGCGCAGGGCGCGGTAGAGCGCGGTCTTCTCCTCGTCGAGCTCGAGCCGGCGGTCGTAGTCCGCGCGCGCGAAAGCCGCCGGCGCGCGGTCGGGCCGGCGGCGCCCGAGCGGCCAGAGCGCGACGGCCAGCGCGGGCAGCGCGATCGCGACGATCAGCACGGCCTGCAGCCCGCTCACGACTCGCGCTCGGCCATCTCGCGCTCGATGCGCGTGCGCATCTCGGCGCTCAGCGGCGTCGAGGCCGGCGCGGGGGACCGGCGGCTCCAGCGCCGGACCAGGATCAGCACCAGCACGAGGCCACCCGCCAGGCCCGCGAACGGCACGACCCACACGAGCAGGTTGAAGCCCTGGCGCGGGGGCGAGAGCAGGATCCATGTGCCGTACTTCTCGACGAAGTAGGCCTTCACCTGCTCGGGGCTCTCGCCGGCGCCCAGCCGCTCGCGGATGATCGCCTTCATCTGGTGCGCGGTCTCCGACGGCGAGTCCGCCACCGACAGGCTCTGGCAGACCACGCAGCGCAGCTGGGCCGCCACGTCGTGCACGGTCTCCTCGCTCACCGGGGCCGCCGCGGACGCGATCCCGACGGCCAGCGCGAGCCACCCGATCCACACGAGCGCGATCGGTCTCACGCGGCCTCCGCCAGGAGCGTCTCGATCTGGCGCTTGAGCAGATCGTCGCTCACCGGGCCCACCTGCTTGAAGCGCACGCGCCCCCGGCGATCGATGAAGTAGGTCTCGGGCACGCCGTAGACGCCGTAGTCCACCGAGACGCGCCCCGACGGATCGGGCGCGTTCGGGAACGTGTGGCCGAACTGGGTGAGAAACCGACGGGCCGGCTCGTCCTTGTCCTGGAAGTTGACCCCGACCAGCATCACGCCGCGATCCTTGTAGGCCTTCCAGGCCCGCTCCAGGCTCGGGGCCTCCTCGTAGCACGCCGGATAGCACCACGAGGACCAGAAGTTGACGACCACCACCCGGCCCTTCAAGGCGTCGAGCGACACCGGCTGGCCGTCGAAGGCGGTCAGCCGGAACGGTGAGGCGGGCTTGCCCACGAGCGGCGAGGGAATCTCGCGGGGATCGGTGCGGAAGCCATAGGCCAGCAGCGCGAGCACCGGGACGACCGCCAGCGGGATGAGCCAGCGCAGGAGGCGGGAGCGCCGGCTCATGCGGCCGCGCGCTCGCCCGCGCGCACCGGCGCGGGCGCCCGCCGCCGCTCGGGCGCGATCGCCAGCACGGTGCCGAGGGTGAGGAGCAGGCCGCCGATCCAGAGCCACGACACCATGCGGTTGACCTGGATCTTGATCGTGGCGTGCGAGCCGTCGCGCGCGAACTCGCCGAGCACCAGGTAGAGGTCCTCGAGGAAGCCCAGGCGATAGTCCACCGCCGCGATCGGCGTCTGCTCCTGCGGATAGAACTTCTTGGCCGGAGTCAGCACCGTGAACGGTCCCTTGCGGTCGGACACCGTGAACGTCCCGACGACCTTGAAGTGGTTCGACTCCTCGGCGGCCTGCAGGCCGTCGAAGCGGATGGTGTAGCCGGCCAGGGTGAGGCTCTCGCCGCGGTTGAGGGTGGCTTCGGTCTGGGTCGACCAGGCCTGCGAGCCCGCGACGCCGAGGGCGATCACCAGGATGCCCAGGTGCACCACGAACCCCCCGTAGCGCCGGTTCTGGCGCAGGGCGAGCCCCCACGTGGCCTCGAGCCAGCCGTCGCCGGTGCGCCGACGGGCGCGCGCGGCGCGCGCGAAGTCGAGCACGATGGTGGCGGCCACGAACACCACGAGGGCCAGGCAGAGCAGCACCAGCGCGTTGGCGACCCCGAGCGCCCGGCAGACCGCGGCGCCCGCGATGCCGATCAGCACCGGCTTGAGGAAGTTGCGCCGCAGGTTCTCGGCGGACGCGCGCCGCCACGCGATGAGCGGACCCACGCCCATGAGGAAGATCAGGGCCAGGAAGATCGGGATGTTCACCAGGTTGAAGAACGGCGCGCCCACGCTCACCTTCGTGCCGCGGAGCGCCTCCGAGAGCAGCGGGAACACGGTGCCGAAGAACACCGTGAAGGCCGCCGCGACCAGGAACAGGTTGTTGAGCAGGAAGGCGGATTCGCGCGAGACGACCGAGTCGAGCTCGCCCTGCGCACGCAGCCGGTCGAGGCGCCAGGCGAGGAGCGAGAAGGCGCCCAGCATCACCAGGGCCAGGAAGCCCAGGAAGAACTGGCCGACCGATCCCTGGCTGAAGGCGTGGACGGATCCGATGATCCCGGAGCGGGTGAGGAAGGTGCCGAAGAGCGTGAGGCTGAAGGTCAGGATGATCAGGGTGAGATTCCAGAGCTTGAGCATGCGCCGCCGCTCCTGGATCATCACCGAGTGCAGGAACGCGGTCGCGGTGAGCCACGGCATGAACGCCGCGTTCTCCACCGGGTCCCACGCCCAGTACCCGCCCCAGCCCAGCACGTGGTAGCTCCACCAGCCGCCGATGAGCAGGCCGAGGGAGAGGAAGTACCACGCCACGATCGTCCAGCGCCGGGTGATCGTGATCCACTCGTCGCCGGTGCGGCCCACGATGAGGGCCGCCATCGCGAAGGCGAACGGCACCGTGAAGCCGGTGAACCCGAGGTAGAGGGCCACCGGGTGGGTGATCATTCCAGAGTCCTCGAGGAGCGGATTGAGACCCCGGCCGTCTACTGGTATCGGTGAGAGGCGCTCGAAGGGCGGCGCGGGGACGGTCATCACGAGCAGGAAGAAGGCGGAGATCGAGAGCATCACCGCGAGCGCCCAGGGGTAGAGCTGCGGCTGGGTGCGGCGATAGCGCGTCACCATGATGAGGGTGTAGAGCGAGAGCATCCACGCCCACAGGATGATCGAGCCCTCGAGCGCGCCCCACAGCGCGGTGATGCGGTAGTAGTACGGCGTGCCGAGGTTGGTGTTGTTGGCCACGTACCGCACCGAGAAGTCGAAGTTGAGGAAGGCCGATACCAGCACGAGCATGCACGCGGTGATCAGCACCCACACGGAGATGGCGGCGCGCTCCGCGGAGGCGCGCAGGTCCGGACGACCGGTGCGCGCGCTCCACGCTGCCGCCCCCGCGCCATAGACGGCCAGCACCAGCGCGGCGACGGTCGCGGCGTAGCCGAGCTCGGGCGTCATTCTGAGCGCTCCGCGGTGCAAGACGTCGGTGGGCGGTGGGGCCTCTTCGCCCCTGCGGGGCTCATCGGGGCTCCTCCGCGGTGCAAGACGTCGGTGGGCGGTGGGGCCTCTTCGCCCCTGCGGGGCTCATCGGGGTGACCGAGGCGACCGGGGGGCATGCGCGCATCGGGCTACCGTCCATCGGACCCTCGCAGCGTTTTGAGCAATTCTTTGTAGCCGGCTTGATTGGCGTCGTGCGGGGCCTTGTACTCCTCGGAGTGCTTGGCGAGGATCGTGGTGGCCTGGAAGTAGCCGTCGCGGCTCCACGTGCCCTCGACCACCGCGCCGCGGCTCTCCGCGAAGAGATCGGGCGGCGTGCCGCGATGCCGCACCGGGACCGACGCCTGCCCGTCGGAGAGCGTGAAGCGCAGGTCCAGGCTCTTCGGGTCCCATGTGAGCGTGCCCGGCAGCACCATCCCGCCCAGACGATACGCCTTGCCGGGCACCGGCGCGGCGCCCAGCTCGGCGGGGGTGACGAAGTAGACGACGGATTGGCTCACCCCGGTGTAGAGGAGATAGGCGAGCGCGGCCACGATGACGAGCCCCCCCGCGACGAATCGGGTCTTGCGGCTCACGCGCGGCGCCCCTTCGCGGCCGGCCGCGCGGCGACGGCCCGGGCCCGGCGCGCGAGGTGTCGCCAGTAGCCGAACAGCGCGACGGCGGCGATGCCGTACGCGGCGATGACGTAGCCCCAGTTGGCCGGCATCACATCTGCTCCTCGAGGCGGGCGATCTCCATCCGCCGGGACAGGAAGTAGACGAAGAGTAGCGTGAAGGCGATCCAGTTGACGAAGAGGGCGAGCCCGATCGCGGGGTCGATCGGCGAGGGCTCGGGCCCGAGGATCGTGGAGGGCTGGTGCAGCGCCCGCCACCACTTCACCGAGAAATGCACGATCGGGATGTTCACCGCGCCGAGGACGCCGACCACCGCCGCGTAGCGGCCCCGGGCGTCGGGATCCTCGATGAGGCTGCGCAGCAGGAGATACCCCACGTAAACGCAGAAGAGCACGGCGGTCGAGGTGAGCCGCGCGTCCCACGTCCACCAGGTGCCCCAGGTCGGCTTGCCCCAGATCGAGCCCGTCACGATGGTGAGCCCGGTGAAGAGCACGCCGAGCTCGCCGGCGGCACCGGCGAGCCGGTCCCAGCCGGCGCGCCGCGTGGCCAGGTACGCGATGCTGCCGATCAGCACCAGGCCGAAGGCCAGGTAGGAGGTGAGCACCGACGGCACGTGCAGGTACATGATGCGCTGTACGTTGCCCTGGATCGCCTCGCGCGGGGCGTAGCCGAAGCCGGCCGCGAGGCCCGCGATCAGACCGATCGCGGCCAGCCAGCCGAGGATCCGCGTGATCGTCATGCCTCGAGCACGAACTCGAAGGTGAGCAGCCCGATCGTGACGTACACGAGATCGGCGCCCACGAGCAGCTTGAGCCAGTGGGCCACGTCGGCCAGCGGCTGGCCCAGCAGCAGCGCCTGCGTCGCGCTCACGGTGGCGAGCAGCACCGGCACCTGCACGGGCAGGAGCAGCACCGGGAAGAGGAGCTCGCGGGCGCGTAC from Candidatus Methylomirabilota bacterium includes:
- a CDS encoding ATPase, T2SS/T4P/T4SS family — encoded protein: MDTLEIQPNSLRLGQILTRERVITPDVLREAMARALRERLRLGETLVVMGAATTSDILRALATQQGMAFLAADELPSTPPALKELSPKYLRQYVACPIAVEAGTVTVATADPTNPQLLDDLQQLLGLTVKLCVAPAPAILEAIERAYGANTALQKIVEGMGGSATAHHAEPEEDVNHLRDMAFEAPVVRLVNLLIDGALAADASDIHIEPFEDSLRVRYRIDGLLYDQEAPPRRLQAALTSRIKIMAELNIAERRLPQDGRIRVTGQGGR
- a CDS encoding lytic transglycosylase domain-containing protein, whose translation is MLAVASPLGLPIPSATAGTARVVDGDGVVHWTNVPADPRYHGLPGTTGTSTGWLRFPDRARRDHAADIQEISRRFGVSPTLVRAIVRAESGFDAAAVSAKGAGGLMQLMPQTASALGVADRFDPRENITGGVRHLRYLLDRYRGSVPLALAAYNAGERPVDVHRGIPPYPETQQYVRRVMLEAGLKDTAVAPSVLYRFVGPDETITYSNIRPTSKDVRLRPRRDP
- a CDS encoding tetratricopeptide repeat protein, which codes for MSGLQAVLIVAIALPALAVALWPLGRRRPDRAPAAFARADYDRRLELDEEKTALYRALRELEFDHEAGHLSDGDHQSLRERYEARAAALITELDALGGPVERERPPAAPAPAAPSPASPRAPWTRQPAVLAAGAVVLVIFGVVIGVNAGRYTERDQSFTPPGARLPVPGPPPSPVGPPMARLEPGKPIPPEMLAGMLQAARQSLVEGRYSEAIAAYQAVLKRDTKNVDAMTHLGLIVAIGGHADSALETFSKALDIDPKYAPAYLYRGQVLYEQKQDYAGAVQSWERFMALVPTGEDRDRVAALVEDAKSKQRAH
- a CDS encoding cytochrome c-type biogenesis protein; translated protein: MRPIALVWIGWLALAVGIASAAAPVSEETVHDVAAQLRCVVCQSLSVADSPSETAHQMKAIIRERLGAGESPEQVKAYFVEKYGTWILLSPPRQGFNLLVWVVPFAGLAGGLVLVLILVRRWSRRSPAPASTPLSAEMRTRIEREMAERES
- a CDS encoding TlpA disulfide reductase family protein, whose amino-acid sequence is MSRRSRLLRWLIPLAVVPVLALLAYGFRTDPREIPSPLVGKPASPFRLTAFDGQPVSLDALKGRVVVVNFWSSWCYPACYEEAPSLERAWKAYKDRGVMLVGVNFQDKDEPARRFLTQFGHTFPNAPDPSGRVSVDYGVYGVPETYFIDRRGRVRFKQVGPVSDDLLKRQIETLLAEAA
- a CDS encoding heme lyase CcmF/NrfE family subunit, with the translated sequence MTPELGYAATVAALVLAVYGAGAAAWSARTGRPDLRASAERAAISVWVLITACMLVLVSAFLNFDFSVRYVANNTNLGTPYYYRITALWGALEGSIILWAWMLSLYTLIMVTRYRRTQPQLYPWALAVMLSISAFFLLVMTVPAPPFERLSPIPVDGRGLNPLLEDSGMITHPVALYLGFTGFTVPFAFAMAALIVGRTGDEWITITRRWTIVAWYFLSLGLLIGGWWSYHVLGWGGYWAWDPVENAAFMPWLTATAFLHSVMIQERRRMLKLWNLTLIILTFSLTLFGTFLTRSGIIGSVHAFSQGSVGQFFLGFLALVMLGAFSLLAWRLDRLRAQGELDSVVSRESAFLLNNLFLVAAAFTVFFGTVFPLLSEALRGTKVSVGAPFFNLVNIPIFLALIFLMGVGPLIAWRRASAENLRRNFLKPVLIGIAGAAVCRALGVANALVLLCLALVVFVAATIVLDFARAARARRRTGDGWLEATWGLALRQNRRYGGFVVHLGILVIALGVAGSQAWSTQTEATLNRGESLTLAGYTIRFDGLQAAEESNHFKVVGTFTVSDRKGPFTVLTPAKKFYPQEQTPIAAVDYRLGFLEDLYLVLGEFARDGSHATIKIQVNRMVSWLWIGGLLLTLGTVLAIAPERRRAPAPVRAGERAAA
- a CDS encoding cytochrome c maturation protein CcmE, whose amino-acid sequence is MSRKTRFVAGGLVIVAALAYLLYTGVSQSVVYFVTPAELGAAPVPGKAYRLGGMVLPGTLTWDPKSLDLRFTLSDGQASVPVRHRGTPPDLFAESRGAVVEGTWSRDGYFQATTILAKHSEEYKAPHDANQAGYKELLKTLRGSDGR
- the ccmC gene encoding heme ABC transporter permease CcmC, which translates into the protein MTITRILGWLAAIGLIAGLAAGFGYAPREAIQGNVQRIMYLHVPSVLTSYLAFGLVLIGSIAYLATRRAGWDRLAGAAGELGVLFTGLTIVTGSIWGKPTWGTWWTWDARLTSTAVLFCVYVGYLLLRSLIEDPDARGRYAAVVGVLGAVNIPIVHFSVKWWRALHQPSTILGPEPSPIDPAIGLALFVNWIAFTLLFVYFLSRRMEIARLEEQM